The following proteins come from a genomic window of Companilactobacillus pabuli:
- the pyk gene encoding pyruvate kinase: MKRTKIVSTLGPASNDVDTIVKLIEAGANIFRFNFSHGDHAEHKARMEMVHEAEKITGKTVGIVLDTKGAEIRTTVQEGGKFEAKIGQTIRISMDDSLTGTPEKIASTYPGLYDDTHVGGHVLIDDGLVDLKITEKDDKNRELVTVVQNEGMIGSRKSINAPGVEVRLPGITEKDSDDIRFGLDQGINFISASFVRKAQDVLDIREILEEKHCEYVQIFPKIESQEGIDNIDSILKVSDGLMIARGDMGVEIPFENVPFVQKSLIKKCNALGKPVITATQMLDSMQENPRPTRAEVTDVANSVLDGTDATMLSGESANGDYPVEAVAAMARIDERTEQQLDKTNALAIQRFEDYKGSNVTESIGESVVRTAEELNINTIVTATKSGYTARMISKYRPSADILAVTFDEKTQRGLTVNWGVDPIIADKPENTDEMFDLAAKKAQERGFAKEGDLILIVAGVPVGESGTTNVMKVQLIGSTLVKGQGVGEESVVGNVVVAHNAEEANKKINEGDVLVTEMTDKDYLPALEKASAVVVENGGLTSHAAVVGIAMGLPVVVGAKNATSLVKDGDTVTVDSRRGVVYKGASRSL; the protein is encoded by the coding sequence ATGAAAAGAACTAAAATTGTAAGTACACTTGGACCTGCTAGTAACGATGTCGACACAATCGTTAAATTGATTGAAGCCGGAGCTAACATTTTCCGTTTCAACTTCTCACACGGTGACCATGCTGAACACAAAGCTCGTATGGAAATGGTACACGAAGCTGAAAAAATTACTGGTAAGACTGTAGGTATCGTTCTTGATACTAAGGGTGCTGAAATCCGTACTACTGTCCAAGAAGGCGGCAAGTTCGAAGCTAAGATTGGTCAAACAATCCGTATCTCAATGGATGACTCATTAACAGGTACACCAGAAAAGATTGCTTCAACATATCCTGGACTATACGATGATACACATGTTGGTGGTCACGTATTGATCGATGATGGTCTTGTTGATTTGAAGATTACTGAAAAAGATGACAAGAACCGTGAATTGGTTACAGTTGTACAAAACGAAGGTATGATCGGCTCAAGAAAGAGTATCAATGCTCCTGGTGTTGAAGTTCGTCTACCTGGTATCACTGAAAAAGATTCAGACGATATTCGTTTCGGTCTAGATCAAGGTATCAACTTCATCTCAGCTTCATTCGTTCGTAAAGCTCAAGATGTCCTAGATATTCGTGAAATCCTTGAAGAAAAACACTGTGAATACGTACAAATCTTCCCTAAGATTGAATCACAAGAAGGTATCGACAATATCGATTCTATTCTTAAAGTTTCAGATGGTTTGATGATTGCTCGTGGTGACATGGGTGTTGAAATTCCATTTGAAAACGTACCATTCGTACAAAAATCATTGATCAAGAAGTGTAACGCTTTAGGTAAACCAGTTATCACTGCTACACAAATGCTTGACTCAATGCAAGAAAACCCACGTCCTACACGTGCCGAAGTTACTGATGTTGCTAACTCTGTTCTTGATGGTACAGATGCTACAATGCTTTCAGGTGAAAGTGCTAACGGTGACTACCCTGTAGAAGCTGTTGCTGCTATGGCTCGTATCGACGAACGTACAGAACAACAATTAGACAAGACTAACGCACTTGCTATCCAAAGATTCGAAGACTACAAAGGTTCAAACGTCACAGAATCAATCGGTGAATCAGTTGTTAGAACTGCTGAAGAACTAAACATCAATACAATCGTTACAGCTACAAAGAGTGGTTACACTGCACGTATGATTTCTAAATACCGTCCAAGTGCTGACATTCTTGCTGTTACATTTGATGAAAAGACACAACGTGGTTTGACAGTTAACTGGGGTGTTGATCCTATTATTGCTGACAAGCCAGAAAACACTGATGAAATGTTTGACTTAGCTGCTAAGAAGGCTCAAGAACGTGGCTTTGCCAAGGAAGGTGACTTGATCCTTATCGTTGCCGGTGTTCCTGTTGGTGAAAGTGGTACAACAAACGTTATGAAGGTTCAATTGATCGGTTCAACATTGGTTAAAGGCCAAGGTGTTGGTGAAGAATCAGTTGTTGGTAACGTTGTAGTTGCTCACAATGCTGAAGAAGCAAACAAGAAGATCAACGAAGGTGACGTATTAGTTACAGAAATGACTGATAAAGATTACCTACCAGCTCTTGAAAAGGCTAGTGCCGTTGTTGTTGAAAACGGTGGTTTGACTTCACATGCTGCTGTTGTTGGTATTGCTATGGGTCTACCTGTAGTTGTTGGTGCTAAGAATGCTACATCACTTGTTAAAGATGGTGACACTGTTACTGTTGATTCAAGACGTGGTGTTGTATACAAGGGTGCTTCACGTTCACTATAA
- a CDS encoding NAD(P)-dependent alcohol dehydrogenase: MKIKAAVVDKVNDPFVIKDDVELADMTDDGLQVKVVASGICHSDEALRKGDAAFSFPVILGHEGSGIVEKVGKNVTNFKPGDHIIMSFYSCGECDNCLKGKPTQCRKYAASNLSGTRPDGSDHFTEDGHHVSDMFNQSSFTTHTVIDKRNAVKVPKDLDLRKLGLLGCGYVTGSGTVFNTLQPKPGDTIAVFGTGAVGLAAMMAGKISGCVNVIAVDIVDSRLELAKKMGATDIVNSKNEDAVEAIKKITGGLGVDWAVDTTGVAKVMTDSIAALTQGGTTATIAVTPHNIDISTWNDLCVDDKKIVGVNMGDSIPQVDIPRLIKFYQMGAFPFDLTEKFYDFDQINEADADSVSGKTIKPILIIDKDYQPGD, from the coding sequence ATGAAAATTAAAGCTGCTGTAGTTGATAAAGTAAATGATCCATTCGTTATTAAAGATGACGTTGAATTAGCTGACATGACCGATGATGGTCTACAAGTTAAGGTAGTTGCTTCAGGTATCTGCCACTCTGATGAAGCTCTACGTAAAGGTGACGCTGCATTTAGTTTTCCAGTTATTCTTGGACATGAGGGATCCGGAATTGTCGAAAAAGTTGGTAAAAATGTTACAAACTTTAAACCTGGTGATCATATCATTATGTCATTCTACTCATGTGGCGAATGTGATAACTGTCTAAAGGGTAAGCCTACACAATGTCGTAAGTATGCTGCATCTAACCTTTCAGGTACACGTCCCGATGGTTCAGATCACTTTACAGAAGATGGCCACCACGTAAGTGACATGTTCAATCAATCATCATTTACAACACACACTGTAATTGACAAGCGTAATGCTGTTAAAGTTCCTAAGGATCTAGACTTAAGAAAACTTGGACTTTTGGGCTGTGGCTACGTAACTGGTAGTGGTACTGTCTTCAATACCCTTCAACCAAAACCTGGTGACACAATTGCTGTCTTCGGTACTGGTGCCGTTGGTCTTGCTGCTATGATGGCTGGTAAGATCTCTGGATGTGTCAATGTTATCGCCGTTGATATTGTCGATTCACGTTTGGAATTAGCCAAGAAAATGGGTGCTACTGATATCGTTAATAGTAAGAATGAAGATGCCGTTGAAGCAATCAAGAAGATCACAGGTGGTTTAGGTGTTGACTGGGCCGTTGATACTACTGGTGTTGCTAAAGTTATGACAGATTCAATCGCTGCTTTGACACAAGGTGGTACTACTGCCACAATCGCTGTTACACCACATAACATCGACATCAGTACTTGGAACGACCTTTGTGTTGATGATAAAAAGATTGTCGGTGTAAACATGGGTGACTCAATTCCTCAAGTTGATATCCCTCGCTTGATCAAATTCTATCAAATGGGTGCCTTCCCATTCGATCTAACAGAAAAATTCTATGACTTTGACCAAATCAATGAAGCTGACGCTGATTCAGTCAGTGGTAAGACTATCAAACCTATTTTGATTATTGATAAAGATTACCAACCTGGTGACTAA
- the xerD gene encoding site-specific tyrosine recombinase XerD, whose amino-acid sequence MIDTLSDYARYLRLDRGLSKNTITSYNQDLLEFSQFLENKKATFYPEDHFVITQFFASQDKAGKSKNSQMRMFSSLKKFYQWLELLDKIPTNPMNELDAPKKGSHLPVVLSMDEVNKLIESPDISTSLGIRDRTIFEVMYATGLRVSELVNLKMDDLHLDLQLIKTLGKGSKERLLPISETAIKWLNKYLQETRQPLVTKYGQQAEVFLNFRGKKLTRQSIWRMIKKYIAQVGITKDVTPHTLRHSFATNLLENGADLRVVQELLGHSDISTTQIYTHVNKTRMKQVYNKTFPRA is encoded by the coding sequence ATGATTGATACTTTATCTGATTATGCACGCTATTTGAGATTGGACCGCGGTTTATCGAAGAATACAATTACTTCTTATAACCAGGATTTGTTAGAATTTAGTCAATTTTTAGAAAATAAAAAAGCTACGTTCTATCCAGAAGATCATTTTGTTATTACACAATTCTTTGCTAGTCAGGATAAAGCTGGCAAGTCGAAAAACTCTCAAATGCGGATGTTTTCTTCTTTAAAGAAATTTTATCAATGGTTAGAACTGCTCGATAAGATTCCTACTAATCCAATGAATGAACTGGATGCTCCTAAAAAAGGAAGCCATTTACCAGTAGTTTTGTCGATGGATGAAGTTAACAAGTTGATCGAATCTCCAGATATTTCAACAAGTCTTGGCATTAGAGATCGGACGATTTTTGAAGTAATGTACGCTACCGGTCTTAGAGTTAGTGAATTAGTCAATTTAAAGATGGATGATTTACATTTGGATTTACAATTGATCAAAACCTTAGGAAAAGGCTCTAAAGAAAGACTTTTGCCAATTAGTGAAACAGCCATTAAATGGTTGAATAAGTATTTGCAAGAGACTCGTCAACCTTTGGTTACAAAATATGGTCAGCAGGCGGAGGTTTTCCTGAACTTTCGTGGTAAGAAATTAACTCGGCAGTCGATTTGGCGCATGATCAAAAAATATATTGCTCAAGTAGGTATTACTAAAGATGTGACACCACATACTTTGCGTCATTCTTTTGCAACTAATTTATTGGAGAATGGGGCAGATTTACGTGTAGTTCAGGAATTGTTGGGACATTCAGATATTTCAACGACTCAAATTTATACGCACGTTAATAAGACGCGGATGAAGCAAGTTTATAACAAGACTTTTCCCAGAGCATAG
- a CDS encoding S1 RNA-binding domain-containing protein, with translation MEAAEMYGQVLPGTVTDLNKDEAFVQVEGVTFALDLTELTEIPELGDQIAGFVYENQAHKNKMTTVLPFVTQGVWDFAEVTEVRTDLGVFVNVGLEDKDIVVSLDDLPLEHSEWPKKGDNLMVKLEIDHKGRLWGKLADIELYTQIARSPSTDLKELMNKNEEGTVIAIRESGAFVMTDSYYMGFVHVDEQDQPLHIGQHIKTRVIGSSHRRLNLSMRPRAYEEITPDAQMIMAVLEHARDGKIPYTDKSDPDDIREYFGISKGSFKRALGNLMKQKKIEQKDGYTYLK, from the coding sequence ATGGAAGCAGCAGAAATGTACGGTCAAGTATTGCCAGGAACGGTAACCGACCTTAATAAGGATGAAGCCTTTGTTCAAGTAGAGGGGGTAACTTTTGCCTTAGATTTAACTGAATTAACCGAAATACCTGAATTAGGTGATCAAATAGCAGGATTTGTTTATGAAAATCAAGCTCATAAGAATAAAATGACGACAGTTTTACCCTTTGTAACTCAAGGAGTTTGGGATTTCGCGGAAGTTACTGAAGTAAGAACTGACTTGGGAGTTTTCGTCAATGTTGGTTTGGAAGACAAGGATATCGTGGTTTCTTTGGATGATCTACCATTAGAGCACAGCGAATGGCCTAAAAAGGGCGATAATTTAATGGTCAAATTGGAAATTGATCATAAGGGTCGTCTATGGGGCAAATTAGCCGATATCGAACTTTACACACAGATTGCTCGTAGTCCTAGTACAGATCTAAAAGAATTGATGAACAAGAATGAAGAAGGAACTGTGATTGCCATTAGAGAATCCGGTGCTTTTGTCATGACTGATAGTTACTACATGGGCTTTGTCCACGTTGATGAACAAGACCAACCCTTACACATTGGTCAACATATCAAAACTCGTGTGATTGGTTCAAGTCACCGTCGTTTGAATCTCTCAATGCGTCCTCGTGCTTATGAAGAAATCACACCTGATGCTCAAATGATCATGGCTGTTTTGGAACACGCTCGTGATGGTAAGATTCCTTATACTGATAAAAGTGATCCTGATGATATCAGAGAATATTTCGGTATCAGTAAGGGTAGTTTTAAGCGTGCCCTTGGTAATTTGATGAAACAAAAGAAAATCGAACAAAAAGATGGCTACACTTATCTCAAATAG
- a CDS encoding DUF4931 domain-containing protein, whose translation MSNKDVLVFEIEQAKGKPRDVEKKKKKDYCPFCDTKNLTNIIEQKGDMIWLENKFKTLKDTNQTLVIESSDHYGDISNYSVEKNQEVFEFIYHCWNEMIQSKKYESVLMYKNFGPMSGGSLRHPHFQIIGLDKVDGYKHVEEENFTGMDVFNSKHINVNVSQKPIMGFVEFNVVINNPKYIDDLAEFTRVTVKYVLDDLYGGKFDSYNIFFYKFGKKIICKIEARYVVSPYFVGYRLSQRDGDKQVRGIADVLLKRLQENAQSDEIK comes from the coding sequence TTGTCAAATAAAGATGTACTTGTTTTTGAAATTGAGCAAGCTAAAGGAAAACCTAGAGATGTTGAGAAGAAAAAGAAGAAAGATTATTGTCCTTTCTGTGATACTAAGAACTTAACTAATATCATTGAACAAAAGGGCGATATGATTTGGTTGGAAAATAAATTCAAGACCTTAAAAGATACAAATCAAACTCTAGTAATTGAATCTAGCGATCATTATGGTGATATTTCTAACTATTCAGTCGAGAAGAACCAAGAAGTGTTTGAATTCATTTATCATTGCTGGAATGAAATGATTCAAAGTAAGAAATATGAAAGTGTCTTGATGTACAAGAATTTTGGACCTATGTCCGGTGGTTCTTTGCGTCATCCGCATTTCCAAATCATTGGCTTAGATAAGGTTGATGGCTACAAACACGTAGAAGAAGAGAACTTTACTGGAATGGACGTCTTCAACTCCAAACACATTAATGTTAATGTTTCACAAAAACCAATCATGGGTTTTGTTGAATTTAACGTTGTTATTAATAATCCTAAGTACATCGATGATTTGGCCGAATTTACTAGAGTGACAGTTAAGTATGTCTTAGATGATCTCTACGGTGGTAAATTCGATTCATATAATATTTTCTTCTATAAATTTGGTAAGAAAATAATTTGTAAGATTGAAGCAAGATACGTTGTTTCTCCTTATTTTGTCGGTTATCGTTTGTCGCAACGTGATGGTGACAAGCAGGTTAGAGGAATTGCTGATGTCTTGTTGAAGAGATTACAAGAGAACGCCCAAAGTGACGAAATTAAATAA
- a CDS encoding segregation and condensation protein A, with amino-acid sequence MQKLNLVLTDFEGPIDLLLHLIKESKVDIYDIPIAQITQQYLDYLKSMKVLQLDIAGDYLVMASTLMSIKSKMLLPQAPDEIEDELQDEDPRDQLVSQLLTYQTFKKVAAYFEEKEQYRKQQFDKEVSIPNKQLEQFLEPGSVALTDLATTYAELLREQKNRQPETETIENETLSIEDATDNIMTELKSVKKTTFKALLKLNGNIEEIVTDFMAILEMARKQIVSVQQADFKSELFIELRN; translated from the coding sequence ATGCAAAAATTAAATTTAGTTCTAACCGACTTTGAAGGTCCAATTGATTTGTTGTTGCATTTGATCAAGGAATCAAAAGTTGATATTTACGATATTCCGATAGCTCAAATTACTCAACAGTATTTGGATTATTTGAAGAGTATGAAAGTATTGCAATTAGATATTGCTGGTGACTATTTAGTCATGGCATCGACATTAATGTCAATTAAAAGTAAAATGCTGTTACCTCAAGCACCAGACGAAATTGAAGATGAGTTGCAAGATGAAGATCCTCGTGATCAGTTAGTTTCGCAATTGTTAACTTATCAAACTTTCAAAAAAGTAGCAGCTTATTTTGAAGAAAAAGAGCAGTATCGTAAGCAGCAATTCGACAAGGAAGTCAGCATTCCTAACAAGCAATTGGAACAGTTTCTTGAACCTGGTTCGGTTGCTCTAACGGATTTGGCAACGACATACGCTGAATTATTACGTGAGCAGAAGAATCGTCAGCCAGAAACAGAAACAATTGAAAATGAAACACTTTCGATTGAGGATGCGACTGATAATATCATGACGGAATTGAAGTCCGTTAAGAAAACTACTTTTAAAGCACTTTTGAAATTAAACGGCAATATTGAAGAAATCGTTACTGATTTTATGGCGATTTTGGAAATGGCTCGAAAACAAATTGTTTCAGTTCAACAGGCTGATTTTAAGAGTGAATTATTTATTGAATTGAGGAATTAA